A single Tenacibaculum sp. Bg11-29 DNA region contains:
- the atpG gene encoding ATP synthase F1 subunit gamma translates to MANLKEIRNRITSIKSTMQITSAMKMVSAAKLKKAQDAITAMRPYSSKLTELLQSLSATLDSDASGEYSTQREVKKVLLVTITSNRGLCGGFNSSIVKRTIKAIDEKYNGVTVDLFTIGKKGDDVLSKEHNVIENRNDIFDDLTFDNVAEIADNLMNLYVTGAYDKIELVYNQFKNAATQLPQLEQFLPIEPIESNESISSDYVFEPSKEEIVLALIPKSLKTQLYKAIRDSYASEHGARMTAMHKATDNATELRDELLLTYNKARQAAITNEILEIVGGAEALKN, encoded by the coding sequence AATGCAGATTACCTCTGCCATGAAAATGGTATCGGCTGCAAAGTTGAAGAAAGCTCAAGATGCAATTACAGCAATGCGTCCGTATTCATCTAAGCTTACTGAATTATTACAAAGCTTAAGCGCCACTTTAGATAGTGATGCTAGTGGAGAATATTCAACACAAAGAGAAGTAAAAAAGGTATTATTGGTTACAATTACTTCTAACAGAGGTTTATGTGGTGGCTTTAACTCTTCTATTGTTAAAAGAACAATAAAAGCTATCGATGAGAAATACAATGGAGTTACTGTTGATTTGTTTACGATAGGTAAAAAAGGAGATGATGTTTTATCAAAAGAACACAATGTTATCGAAAATAGAAATGATATTTTTGATGATTTAACTTTTGATAATGTAGCAGAAATTGCAGATAATTTAATGAATTTATATGTAACTGGTGCCTACGATAAGATAGAACTTGTTTACAATCAATTTAAAAACGCTGCAACGCAATTACCTCAATTAGAGCAATTTTTACCAATTGAGCCAATTGAAAGTAACGAAAGTATTAGTTCAGATTATGTTTTTGAACCTTCAAAAGAGGAAATTGTTTTAGCGTTAATCCCTAAATCATTAAAAACACAATTATACAAAGCAATTCGCGATTCTTATGCCTCAGAACATGGTGCTCGTATGACTGCAATGCATAAGGCAACTGATAATGCAACTGAACTACGTGATGAGTTATTATTAACATATAACAAAGCACGTCAGGCAGCAATTACAAATGAAATTCTAGAAATTGTTGGTGGTGCAGAGGCATTGAAAAACTAA
- a CDS encoding Ig-like domain-containing protein translates to MKIYFLKLLLFVALTSYASNDKYRLIITDNPATTITIGWNQISGSNPIVYYGTTDFGTTWSSYPSSKIVDRSVSYKGMNNRFTKLTGLTPNTNYYFVIKDSEGTSNRYWFKTAPSVNEKMSFIAGGDSRNNRSTRNNANSLVAKLKPTAVFFGGDMTNGDSNSEWINWFNDWQNTIATDGRMFPIVPARGNHERSNNSIYNLFNVPSTNVYYDVTFGNNLYTIYTLNSEISAGGNQYSWLNQSLNSNTSIWKSAQYHKPMRPHVSSKSEGNDEYSNWSQLFYNKGVNLVFESDSHTVKTTWPVKPCSSGSGCDEGFTRDDANGTIYVGEGCWGAPLRSSNDGKNWTRNNSTFNQFKWVFVEESKIEIRTIKVDNANSVGSVSNDNPFTIPSSLDIWNPSNGSVVTITSTNVSYPEVAITAPANGSSHTVNIPMTITAAATDSDGTITNVKFYVNNALVNTDTSLPYSTNWTPSNNNQSYTLKAIAIDNEGNEKASEEVSVFVGAISKTITSIISSGNDDAEQYQSSGKMYLNSTDLELVYDGSSKGNQHVGLLFRNLNIPKSATITNAYIQFTVDEKNSGSTSLAIKVEDSSNAQNITTQNSSITSRSYYNQSVNWGPSSWNTIGASGTGERTPDLKTLVQHIVNKSSWNTNNSMMFYISGTGERTAESYEGSSTKAPKLVISYTTADSGGGGGTCEDVTVTIVFDKYSKETSWSLKNSTGDIVLSGNNYTQANGESVSVSKCLPVGCYDFTINDAYGDGICCSYGSGSYKITKNNSIIMASGGTFTSSETKQICLNNTPAREKEMSLASDISIYPNPASDILFVNGIKDNTALWTAKILDLSGNIILEAPIFNKSINISKLPENSIHIIRIYNNLGEMKLSKKIIKE, encoded by the coding sequence ATGAAAATTTACTTTTTAAAACTGCTACTTTTTGTAGCTCTTACTAGTTATGCGTCTAATGATAAGTATCGACTAATAATTACAGATAACCCAGCTACAACTATAACGATTGGTTGGAATCAAATTTCTGGATCAAACCCAATAGTATACTATGGAACAACAGATTTTGGAACGACTTGGTCAAGTTATCCAAGTTCAAAAATTGTAGATCGTTCAGTTTCTTATAAAGGAATGAATAATAGATTTACTAAACTTACTGGTTTAACACCAAACACAAATTATTACTTTGTTATTAAAGATAGCGAAGGTACCAGTAATCGTTATTGGTTTAAGACGGCTCCAAGTGTTAATGAAAAGATGTCGTTTATTGCAGGTGGAGATTCTAGAAACAATAGATCAACAAGAAATAATGCCAATTCATTAGTTGCTAAATTAAAACCTACAGCTGTTTTTTTTGGAGGTGATATGACAAATGGAGATTCAAATTCAGAATGGATAAATTGGTTTAACGATTGGCAAAATACAATTGCTACCGACGGAAGAATGTTTCCAATAGTTCCTGCAAGGGGAAATCACGAAAGATCAAATAATAGTATTTATAATTTATTTAATGTGCCATCAACTAATGTTTATTATGATGTTACATTTGGGAATAACCTATATACTATTTACACGTTAAACTCTGAGATTTCTGCAGGAGGTAATCAATACTCTTGGTTAAATCAAAGTTTAAATTCAAATACATCAATATGGAAGTCTGCTCAATATCATAAACCTATGCGACCTCATGTATCTTCAAAATCTGAAGGAAATGATGAATACTCAAATTGGTCTCAATTATTTTATAATAAAGGGGTGAATTTAGTTTTTGAATCAGATTCGCATACGGTAAAAACAACATGGCCAGTAAAACCTTGCTCAAGTGGTAGTGGCTGTGATGAAGGCTTTACAAGAGATGATGCAAACGGAACCATTTATGTAGGAGAAGGCTGCTGGGGTGCTCCTTTACGTTCTTCAAATGATGGTAAAAATTGGACAAGGAATAATAGTACTTTTAATCAGTTTAAATGGGTTTTTGTTGAAGAGTCTAAAATTGAAATTAGAACAATTAAAGTTGATAATGCTAATAGCGTAGGATCTGTTTCTAATGATAATCCTTTTACTATTCCTTCTAGCTTAGATATCTGGAATCCATCTAACGGTAGTGTGGTAACTATTACAAGTACGAATGTAAGTTATCCAGAGGTTGCAATTACTGCTCCAGCAAATGGATCTAGTCATACAGTTAATATACCAATGACAATAACAGCTGCTGCAACTGATAGTGATGGAACTATAACTAATGTGAAATTTTATGTAAATAATGCTTTAGTTAACACGGATACAAGTTTGCCTTATTCTACAAATTGGACGCCTAGTAATAATAATCAGTCATATACCTTAAAAGCAATAGCGATAGATAATGAAGGAAATGAAAAAGCTTCAGAAGAAGTATCAGTTTTTGTAGGAGCAATTTCAAAAACAATAACATCAATAATTAGTAGTGGTAATGATGATGCTGAACAATATCAATCATCAGGTAAAATGTATTTGAATAGTACAGATTTAGAATTAGTATATGATGGTTCTAGCAAGGGAAACCAACATGTTGGTTTATTGTTTAGAAATTTAAACATACCTAAAAGTGCTACTATAACTAATGCTTATATTCAATTTACGGTAGACGAAAAGAACTCAGGTAGTACCTCACTTGCAATTAAAGTTGAAGATTCATCAAATGCCCAAAATATAACAACTCAAAATTCTAGCATTACTTCAAGAAGTTATTATAATCAATCAGTTAATTGGGGGCCTAGTTCATGGAATACAATAGGTGCTTCAGGAACAGGGGAAAGAACACCAGATTTAAAAACATTAGTACAACATATTGTTAATAAATCGAGTTGGAATACTAATAATTCAATGATGTTTTATATCTCAGGAACAGGAGAACGTACAGCAGAATCATACGAAGGAAGTAGTACAAAAGCTCCTAAATTAGTTATTTCTTATACAACAGCTGACTCAGGAGGAGGTGGAGGAACTTGTGAAGATGTAACTGTAACTATTGTATTTGATAAATATTCAAAAGAAACTTCATGGTCGTTAAAAAATAGTACTGGAGATATTGTATTAAGTGGAAATAATTATACCCAAGCTAATGGGGAATCTGTTTCAGTATCAAAATGTTTACCTGTGGGATGTTATGATTTTACTATTAATGATGCTTATGGAGATGGAATTTGCTGTAGTTATGGAAGTGGTTCTTATAAAATAACAAAAAACAATAGTATAATAATGGCATCAGGAGGAACTTTTACTAGCTCAGAAACAAAACAAATTTGCTTGAATAATACTCCTGCTAGAGAAAAAGAAATGTCTTTAGCATCTGATATAAGTATTTATCCAAACCCTGCATCTGATATTTTATTTGTTAATGGAATAAAAGATAATACTGCTTTATGGACAGCAAAAATATTAGATCTGTCAGGTAATATTATACTTGAAGCGCCTATTTTTAATAAATCAATAAATATTTCTAAATTACCAGAAAATTCAATTCATATTATTAGAATATATAATAATTTGGGAGAAATGAAATTATCTAAAAAGATAATTAAGGAATAA
- a CDS encoding energy transducer TonB yields the protein MKNLLLVLLLLSSFFAYSQEEIEEVEIEIEEVEIESEEVISDVPFALIEEAPIHPNCDGLSTNNERKKCFNSMITKHVQKHFDIDLVKCLEKEIVINKKTGKKEEQCTSGDLSSGRKRLYVVFKIGRDGIVESINTRAPHPKLKEEAIRIVKLLPKMKPGKHRGIPVKVGYTLPITFNVE from the coding sequence ATGAAAAATTTATTACTAGTATTATTATTATTATCTAGCTTTTTTGCTTACTCTCAAGAAGAAATTGAAGAAGTTGAAATTGAGATTGAAGAAGTTGAAATTGAGAGTGAAGAAGTAATATCTGATGTACCTTTTGCTCTTATAGAAGAAGCTCCTATTCACCCTAATTGCGATGGTTTAAGTACAAATAATGAAAGAAAAAAATGTTTTAACTCAATGATAACTAAACATGTTCAGAAGCATTTTGATATTGATTTGGTTAAATGTTTAGAAAAAGAAATTGTTATAAATAAAAAGACAGGTAAGAAAGAAGAACAATGTACTTCAGGTGACCTTTCTTCTGGAAGAAAAAGACTTTATGTAGTATTCAAAATTGGAAGAGATGGTATTGTCGAGAGTATTAATACTAGAGCGCCCCATCCAAAATTAAAAGAGGAAGCTATTAGAATTGTTAAGTTGCTCCCTAAAATGAAACCAGGTAAACATAGGGGGATACCCGTTAAGGTTGGTTATACTTTACCTATAACATTTAATGTAGAGTAA